Proteins encoded together in one Bacteroides ovatus window:
- a CDS encoding IS1182-like element ISBf3 family transposase, giving the protein MAKLHFRPYIPNQTVLFPQRIDENIAATDPVRIVNAVIDNLNLESFKKLYKETGRCPYHPKMMLKVIIYAYMNNIYSCRKIEKHLLRDIHYIWLAGNEHPDFITINRFRNRVKEEINNVFTQLVLVLADKGFISLDVEYIDGTKIESKANKYTFVWRKTVERNRTRLMDKIRILLEQVDEAIAQENSIKDTSVEFTPCRLSDIVDELKEALERQPATKDKEEKKALRKKKKQVMELEGYRDKLIEYDNHLDTLGERNSYSKTDPGATFMRMKEDAMKNGQTKPGYNLQIGTENQFITDFRLFPNPTDTLTLIPFFHSFQYRYNRLPNICVADSGYGSEENYRFMQENGIEAFIKYNYFHKEQRPRYTPNPFHAESLHYNAQEDYYVCPMGQHMNRIGTKRDKTASGYIIESARYKAKRCEGCPLRGSCFKARGNRIIEVNHRLNQYKRQARERLLSEEGIKHRGRRCIEPEAVFGQMKYNMAYRRFRHVGEDKVTMDFAFFAIAFNIKKMCAKLIKEGKGLITVAKYMFMGLFITRYNWNIATCCQMHEEKAA; this is encoded by the coding sequence ATGGCAAAGTTACATTTTCGTCCTTACATTCCCAACCAAACCGTTCTTTTTCCACAAAGAATTGATGAAAACATAGCTGCGACCGACCCGGTCCGCATCGTGAATGCTGTTATTGACAATCTCAATCTTGAGAGTTTCAAGAAGCTTTATAAGGAAACGGGCCGTTGTCCTTATCATCCTAAAATGATGCTTAAGGTGATAATCTACGCCTACATGAATAATATCTATTCTTGCCGTAAAATAGAGAAGCACCTCCTTCGTGACATTCATTATATTTGGCTTGCCGGTAATGAGCATCCGGATTTTATCACGATCAACCGTTTTCGTAACCGTGTAAAGGAGGAAATAAATAATGTATTTACCCAGTTGGTTCTTGTCCTTGCCGATAAAGGTTTCATCAGCCTTGATGTGGAGTATATCGACGGCACCAAGATTGAATCCAAAGCCAACAAATATACTTTTGTCTGGCGCAAGACAGTCGAACGGAACCGTACGAGACTAATGGATAAAATCCGTATTCTCTTGGAACAGGTGGATGAAGCCATTGCACAGGAGAACTCTATAAAAGACACATCCGTGGAGTTTACTCCCTGCAGGCTCTCTGACATAGTGGATGAACTTAAAGAAGCCCTGGAACGCCAGCCTGCAACAAAGGATAAGGAAGAAAAGAAAGCCCTGCGCAAAAAGAAGAAGCAGGTCATGGAACTTGAAGGGTATCGTGACAAGCTGATAGAATACGACAATCACCTTGATACCCTTGGAGAACGTAACTCCTATTCCAAGACCGATCCTGGTGCCACATTCATGCGCATGAAAGAAGATGCCATGAAGAACGGGCAGACCAAACCCGGATATAATCTGCAAATAGGTACTGAAAACCAATTCATCACAGACTTCCGTCTGTTTCCCAACCCTACCGATACACTGACCCTCATACCTTTTTTCCACTCTTTCCAGTACCGCTATAACCGTTTACCGAATATCTGTGTGGCAGACTCCGGTTACGGTTCGGAAGAAAATTACCGGTTCATGCAGGAGAATGGGATAGAAGCCTTCATCAAGTATAATTACTTCCATAAAGAACAGCGTCCTCGTTATACTCCCAACCCATTCCATGCCGAAAGTCTCCATTACAATGCCCAAGAGGATTATTACGTTTGTCCTATGGGACAGCACATGAACCGTATAGGAACCAAACGTGACAAGACAGCGAGCGGATACATCATCGAAAGTGCCCGGTATAAAGCAAAAAGATGCGAAGGTTGCCCTTTGCGTGGCAGTTGTTTTAAAGCTCGGGGGAACCGTATTATAGAAGTCAACCACCGATTAAATCAATACAAACGGCAGGCACGGGAAAGGTTGCTCTCAGAAGAAGGTATCAAGCATAGAGGCAGGAGGTGTATAGAACCAGAGGCTGTGTTTGGACAAATGAAATACAACATGGCATACAGAAGATTCCGGCATGTGGGAGAAGACAAGGTTACAATGGACTTTGCTTTCTTTGCTATAGCCTTTAATATCAAAAAAATGTGTGCTAAACTGATAAAAGAAGGAAAGGGGCTCATTACAGTTGCCAAATATATGTTTATGGGACTATTTATAACCCGATATAATTGGAATATAGCAACTTGTTGCCAAATGCATGAGGAAAAAGCAGCATAG
- a CDS encoding glycoside hydrolase family 25 protein has translation MPQRNNPMSAVQKKRTVSTTKRKGTTSSSKTSRTSKKEQVKHRTVMPTWLRNILAVMIVGCFSVAFYYFFIRPYAYRWKPCHGLKEYGVCIPDGYDIHGIDISHYQGKIDWKKLLQNKETATPLHFVFMKATEGGDHNDTTFEANFANARNHGFIRGAYHFYIPSTDALKQADFFIRTVKLVSGDLPPVLDVEVTGRKEKKELQQGIKRWLDRVESHYGVKPILYTSYKFKTRYLDDSIFNAYPYWIAHYYVDSVRYQGKWHFWQHTDVGSVPGIKEDVDLNVFNGSLEELKKLTIK, from the coding sequence ATGCCACAACGCAACAACCCGATGTCTGCCGTACAGAAGAAAAGAACTGTTTCCACCACTAAAAGAAAGGGAACGACCTCTTCTTCCAAGACTTCCCGTACTTCAAAAAAGGAACAGGTGAAGCATCGAACTGTGATGCCTACCTGGCTTCGTAATATTCTGGCAGTGATGATTGTCGGTTGTTTCTCCGTCGCTTTCTATTATTTCTTTATCCGCCCTTATGCTTATCGATGGAAACCTTGCCATGGCTTAAAGGAATATGGTGTCTGCATCCCTGACGGATATGATATTCATGGTATTGACATTTCTCACTATCAGGGAAAGATTGACTGGAAGAAGCTGTTGCAGAATAAGGAGACGGCTACTCCTTTACATTTCGTCTTTATGAAGGCCACAGAAGGAGGAGATCATAACGATACCACATTTGAGGCAAATTTTGCCAATGCCCGTAATCATGGATTTATCCGTGGCGCTTATCATTTTTATATTCCGAGCACGGATGCTTTGAAACAGGCGGACTTCTTTATTCGCACGGTAAAACTTGTTTCCGGTGATTTACCTCCCGTACTTGATGTGGAAGTGACCGGGCGGAAGGAAAAAAAGGAATTACAGCAAGGCATCAAACGCTGGCTGGACCGGGTGGAATCTCATTATGGAGTGAAGCCTATTCTATACACTTCTTATAAATTTAAAACCCGTTACCTGGACGACTCTATCTTCAATGCATACCCTTATTGGATTGCCCATTATTATGTGGACTCTGTGCGGTATCAGGGGAAATGGCACTTTTGGCAACATACGGATGTAGGAAGTGTTCCCGGCATTAAAGAAGACGTAGATTTGAATGTGTTTAATGGCTCGTTAGAGGAACTTAAAAAGTTGACAATTAAGTAA
- a CDS encoding efflux transporter outer membrane subunit, with protein MKRKKLYIAILLLAGVLTSCKVGKSYVRPDLHLPDSLERSQDSVSFGDQDWRDIYTDATLRSLIERALDHNKDMLIAAARVKEMAAQKRISTAALLPDIKGKVTGERELENHGGDAFKRSDTFEAQFLVSWEVDLWGNLRWARSASIAEYLQSIEAQRALQMTIVAEVAQAYYELVALDTELDIVKQTLKAREEGVRLARIRFAGGLTSETSYRQAQVELARTATLVPDLERKISLKENDIAYLAGEYPNKIARSRLLQEFNSPETLPVGLPSTLLERRPDIRQAEQKLIAANAKVGVAYTNMFPRLALTGGFGSESTSLSELLKSPYAVMEGALLTPIFGWGKNRAALKAKKAAYEAEVHSYEKSVLEAFKETRNAIVNFNKIKEVYELRANLERSAKSYMDLAQLQYINGVINYLDVLDAQRGYFDAQIGLSNAIRDELIAVVQLYKALGGGWEQNP; from the coding sequence ATGAAACGAAAGAAACTATATATTGCTATCCTGTTACTTGCCGGAGTACTGACTTCCTGCAAGGTAGGGAAAAGCTATGTCCGTCCTGATCTTCATTTACCCGACAGCTTGGAAAGATCACAGGATTCGGTTAGCTTCGGTGACCAGGACTGGAGGGATATTTATACAGATGCTACATTGAGAAGTCTGATAGAGCGTGCATTGGATCATAATAAAGATATGCTGATTGCTGCTGCCCGTGTGAAAGAAATGGCTGCGCAGAAACGAATTTCTACGGCTGCATTGCTTCCGGATATTAAAGGAAAAGTGACAGGGGAACGCGAACTCGAGAATCATGGAGGAGATGCTTTCAAGAGATCGGATACCTTTGAAGCACAATTCCTCGTTTCGTGGGAAGTCGATCTTTGGGGAAATCTGCGTTGGGCGCGTTCGGCCAGCATTGCCGAGTATCTGCAATCTATTGAAGCACAACGTGCATTGCAGATGACGATTGTGGCTGAAGTGGCACAGGCTTACTATGAACTGGTAGCTTTGGATACAGAGCTTGATATTGTCAAACAGACATTGAAAGCCCGTGAAGAAGGGGTGCGCCTGGCGCGTATCCGGTTTGCCGGTGGATTGACTTCCGAGACTTCCTATCGACAGGCACAAGTGGAGTTGGCACGTACGGCCACTTTGGTTCCTGACTTGGAACGTAAAATCTCCCTGAAAGAGAACGATATTGCTTATCTTGCGGGTGAATATCCTAATAAGATAGCCCGTTCCCGTTTGCTTCAGGAGTTTAATTCTCCGGAAACACTTCCTGTAGGGTTGCCGTCTACTTTGTTGGAACGCCGTCCCGACATTCGTCAGGCAGAGCAGAAATTGATTGCTGCCAATGCAAAAGTAGGAGTGGCCTATACGAATATGTTCCCGCGTCTTGCCCTGACAGGTGGTTTCGGTAGTGAAAGTACTTCTTTGTCGGAACTCTTGAAATCTCCCTATGCAGTTATGGAAGGAGCTTTATTAACTCCTATCTTTGGTTGGGGAAAGAACCGTGCGGCATTGAAAGCGAAAAAGGCTGCTTATGAGGCTGAAGTACATAGTTATGAGAAATCCGTACTGGAAGCTTTCAAGGAAACACGTAATGCGATTGTCAACTTCAACAAGATTAAGGAAGTGTACGAACTTCGTGCCAATCTGGAACGTTCGGCCAAGAGCTACATGGACTTGGCACAATTGCAGTACATCAATGGAGTCATCAACTATCTGGATGTGTTGGATGCCCAACGTGGATACTTTGATGCCCAAATCGGATTGAGTAATGCCATTCGTGACGAGTTGATTGCGGTGGTTCAACTTTATAAGGCTCTTGGCGGAGGCTGGGAGCAGAATCCCTAG
- a CDS encoding diphosphate--fructose-6-phosphate 1-phosphotransferase — MTKSALQIARAAYQPKLPKALASGAVKAVAGAATQSVADQEAIKALFPNTYGMPLITFEAGEAVALPAMNVGVILSGGQAPGGHNVISGLFDGIKKLNPENKLYGFILGPGGLVDHNYMELTADIIDEYRNTGGFDIIGSGRTKLEAESQFEKGLEIIKQLGIKALVIIGGDDSNTNACVLAEYYAAKKYGVQVIGCPKTIDGDLKNDMIETSFGFDTACKTYAEVIGNIQRDCNSARKYWHFIKLMGRSASHIALECALQVQPNVCIISEEVEAKDMSLDDVVTSIAKVVADRAAQGHNFGTVLIPEGLVEFIPAMKRLIAELNDFLAANAEEFGQIKKSHQRDYIIRKLSPENSAIYASLPEGVARQLTLDRDPHGNVQVSLIETEKLLSEMVATKLAAWKEEGKYVGKFAAQHHFFGYEGRCAAPSNFDADYCYSLGYTASMLIANGKTGYMSSVRNTTAPAAEWIAGGVPITMMMNMERRHGEMKPVIQKALVKLDGAPFKAFAAQRERWAIETDYVYPGPIQYFGPTEVCDQATKTLQLEQAK; from the coding sequence ATGACTAAAAGTGCATTGCAAATCGCAAGGGCTGCTTACCAGCCCAAACTTCCGAAAGCATTGGCATCAGGAGCTGTTAAGGCTGTAGCAGGTGCTGCTACTCAATCTGTAGCCGATCAGGAAGCTATCAAAGCATTATTCCCGAACACGTATGGAATGCCGTTGATTACATTCGAAGCTGGTGAAGCTGTTGCTCTTCCTGCTATGAATGTAGGTGTAATTCTTTCCGGTGGTCAGGCTCCGGGCGGACACAATGTAATCTCCGGTTTGTTCGATGGTATCAAGAAATTGAACCCGGAAAACAAATTATATGGTTTTATTCTGGGTCCTGGTGGTCTGGTAGATCACAACTATATGGAGCTGACTGCTGATATCATCGACGAATACCGTAACACAGGTGGTTTCGATATCATCGGTTCCGGACGTACGAAGCTGGAAGCTGAAAGCCAGTTTGAAAAAGGACTTGAAATCATCAAACAACTGGGCATCAAGGCACTGGTTATTATTGGTGGGGACGACTCTAATACAAATGCTTGTGTATTGGCTGAATACTATGCTGCTAAGAAGTATGGTGTACAGGTAATCGGTTGCCCGAAAACAATCGACGGTGACTTGAAGAACGATATGATTGAAACTTCTTTCGGTTTCGATACAGCTTGTAAGACTTATGCTGAAGTAATCGGTAACATCCAACGTGACTGTAACTCTGCACGTAAATACTGGCACTTCATCAAATTGATGGGTCGTTCGGCTTCTCACATCGCACTGGAATGTGCTTTGCAAGTACAGCCTAACGTATGTATCATTTCAGAAGAAGTGGAAGCAAAAGATATGTCTTTGGACGATGTAGTAACATCTATCGCTAAAGTGGTAGCAGACCGTGCAGCACAAGGACACAACTTCGGTACAGTTTTGATTCCGGAAGGATTGGTAGAGTTCATTCCTGCCATGAAACGTCTGATTGCTGAATTGAATGACTTCCTGGCTGCTAATGCTGAAGAATTCGGTCAGATTAAGAAATCTCACCAACGTGATTATATCATCCGCAAACTTTCTCCGGAAAACTCTGCTATTTATGCTAGTCTGCCGGAAGGTGTTGCCCGTCAGTTGACTTTGGATCGTGACCCGCACGGAAACGTTCAGGTATCATTGATCGAAACTGAAAAACTGTTGTCTGAAATGGTAGCTACTAAGTTGGCTGCATGGAAAGAAGAAGGCAAGTATGTTGGTAAATTTGCTGCTCAACACCACTTCTTCGGTTATGAAGGACGTTGTGCTGCTCCGTCAAATTTTGACGCTGACTATTGCTACTCTTTGGGTTACACAGCTTCTATGTTGATTGCTAACGGTAAGACTGGTTATATGTCTTCTGTACGTAACACAACAGCTCCTGCTGCTGAATGGATTGCTGGTGGTGTGCCTATTACCATGATGATGAACATGGAACGTCGTCACGGTGAAATGAAGCCGGTTATCCAGAAAGCATTGGTAAAACTGGATGGTGCTCCTTTCAAAGCATTTGCTGCACAACGCGAACGTTGGGCTATCGAAACGGATTATGTATATCCGGGTCCGATCCAATACTTCGGTCCTACAGAAGTTTGCGACCAGGCAACTAAGACTTTGCAACTGGAACAAGCTAAATAA